A single window of Streptococcus cristatus ATCC 51100 DNA harbors:
- a CDS encoding twin-arginine translocase TatA/TatE family subunit, protein MGILKDIGLPGLIVIVLGALLIFGPKRLPELGQSIGKMFSEFKKAVDGGAEDSNSEKDKKD, encoded by the coding sequence ATGGGAATTTTAAAAGACATCGGACTACCGGGACTTATCGTTATCGTCCTAGGTGCCTTACTGATTTTTGGACCAAAACGTCTGCCAGAGCTAGGGCAGTCTATTGGAAAAATGTTTTCAGAGTTTAAAAAGGCAGTCGATGGAGGAGCAGAAGACTCCAACTCAGAAAAAGATAAGAAAGATTAA
- a CDS encoding PrsW family intramembrane metalloprotease, with product MKKNIVLFIFLLLSAIGLEYETQAYTTGSMSGTGYGIVGLSALLALLYIIPALLLIRSLGKKWQTPALSLGIALLGGLFISGWTSGLANTYIHEWVSTSFPNTVISYLENALAAPLVEEPLKLLAVAFAVYLVPVKKLKGFLLLGITAGIGFQISEDFSYILSDLPEGFSFTISGILGRITGGVASHWLYTALTTIGLALMFRFAKTQKVYFKAGLFYFLLAFVLHFLWNSPLTSIETDIPVIVPIMTAVAVFIFYQAYRTAHKIDQEDLSI from the coding sequence ATGAAGAAAAATATTGTTCTTTTCATTTTTCTCCTTCTAAGCGCGATTGGCTTGGAATACGAGACGCAAGCTTATACTACTGGCAGTATGTCAGGTACTGGTTATGGAATTGTCGGACTGTCAGCCCTTTTGGCCCTGCTCTATATCATTCCAGCTCTGCTTTTGATCCGCAGCTTGGGTAAAAAATGGCAGACGCCTGCACTTAGCCTTGGGATTGCTCTGCTAGGTGGGCTATTCATTTCTGGATGGACGTCTGGCTTAGCCAATACTTATATTCACGAGTGGGTTAGTACGAGCTTTCCAAATACAGTGATCAGTTATCTGGAGAATGCTCTCGCAGCTCCGCTGGTTGAAGAGCCGCTTAAGCTTTTGGCAGTTGCTTTCGCTGTCTATCTAGTGCCAGTCAAAAAACTTAAAGGCTTTTTACTGTTGGGAATTACAGCTGGCATAGGTTTTCAGATTAGTGAGGACTTTTCTTACATCCTTTCCGATCTTCCTGAAGGATTTTCCTTCACTATCTCTGGCATTTTAGGGCGTATCACAGGTGGGGTAGCTTCTCACTGGCTCTATACCGCTTTGACCACTATTGGATTAGCTCTGATGTTCCGATTTGCTAAAACGCAAAAGGTCTACTTTAAAGCTGGACTATTTTATTTCTTATTAGCTTTTGTTCTCCATTTCCTCTGGAACTCTCCATTGACTTCTATTGAAACGGATATCCCAGTCATCGTTCCTATCATGACTGCTGTGGCTGTCTTCATTTTCTACCAAGCTTATCGAACAGCACACAAGATTGATCAGGAAGATTTGTCAATCTAA
- a CDS encoding ClC family H(+)/Cl(-) exchange transporter, protein MIKQKEQISDTRKEFNFISSSIISQVFRGILVGIFAGLVVGAFRFLIEKSFHLVQATYVRGRSEWIWLVALLFFYAFIVFINARLVATEKDIKGSGIPQVEAELKGLMSLSWWSILWKKFLVGILAISSGLMLGREGPSIQLGAMSGKGISKWLNLSPVEERTLIASGAAAGLAAAFNAPIAGLLFVVEEVYHHFSRFFWVSTLAASLVANFISLSIFGLTPVLDMPDNIPFMGLEQYWIYILMGLFLGLAGFVYEKAVLNIHLIYEALGKFFRLPKNYYPIFAFVLIIPIGYFLPHLLGGGNQLILSLTSAHYTVGTLILFFLLRFVWSMISYGSGLPGGIFLPILALGSLLGAAIGALCVEAGFITQEQFPIFIILGMSGYFGAISKAPLTAMILVTEMVGDIRNLMPLGLVTLMAYIAMDLLKGAPVYEAMLEKMLPDRIEDDGETTLIEIPVSEKVAGRQVHELELPHGVLITMNIHKGKTQTVNGASRLYLGDTIYVVLKKSEIGKIKDILL, encoded by the coding sequence ATGATCAAACAAAAAGAACAGATTTCTGATACGAGAAAAGAATTTAATTTTATATCCAGCTCTATTATTTCCCAAGTGTTCAGGGGGATTCTGGTAGGCATTTTTGCTGGACTAGTAGTGGGAGCATTTCGTTTTTTGATTGAGAAAAGTTTTCACTTGGTGCAAGCGACTTATGTGAGGGGCAGGAGCGAGTGGATTTGGCTAGTAGCCTTGCTTTTCTTCTATGCTTTCATTGTCTTTATTAATGCTAGATTGGTAGCTACAGAAAAGGATATAAAGGGTTCAGGGATTCCACAAGTTGAGGCCGAGTTGAAAGGCTTGATGTCACTTTCTTGGTGGAGCATTCTCTGGAAAAAATTCTTAGTTGGTATTTTAGCGATTTCCAGTGGCTTGATGCTGGGACGTGAGGGACCGAGTATTCAGCTAGGAGCGATGAGTGGAAAAGGCATATCTAAGTGGCTGAACTTGAGTCCGGTAGAGGAGCGGACCTTGATTGCCAGTGGTGCAGCTGCGGGTTTGGCAGCGGCTTTTAATGCACCGATTGCAGGTTTGCTTTTTGTCGTTGAGGAAGTTTACCATCATTTTTCCCGCTTCTTTTGGGTTTCAACATTGGCAGCAAGTTTGGTGGCAAATTTCATTTCCCTGTCCATCTTTGGCCTGACTCCTGTTTTGGACATGCCGGATAATATTCCTTTCATGGGGCTGGAGCAGTACTGGATTTATATTTTAATGGGCTTGTTTTTGGGCTTGGCTGGCTTTGTCTATGAAAAAGCGGTCCTCAATATTCATTTGATTTATGAAGCTCTGGGAAAATTTTTTAGGCTGCCGAAAAACTATTATCCGATTTTTGCCTTTGTTTTAATCATTCCGATTGGCTATTTTCTGCCTCATTTGCTGGGCGGTGGGAATCAGCTGATTTTGTCTTTGACGAGTGCTCATTACACAGTTGGAACCTTGATTCTCTTTTTCTTACTCCGTTTTGTATGGAGCATGATTAGTTATGGCAGCGGACTTCCTGGTGGTATTTTTCTGCCCATTCTGGCTTTGGGTTCTTTACTAGGCGCAGCAATTGGAGCCCTTTGTGTGGAGGCTGGCTTTATCACGCAGGAACAATTTCCAATTTTTATCATCTTGGGAATGAGTGGGTATTTTGGCGCTATTTCTAAGGCTCCACTAACGGCTATGATTCTCGTGACGGAGATGGTTGGAGATATTCGAAACCTCATGCCACTGGGCTTGGTCACTCTGATGGCCTATATTGCTATGGATCTGCTAAAGGGAGCGCCTGTCTATGAAGCTATGCTTGAAAAAATGCTGCCAGATCGGATTGAAGATGACGGAGAGACAACCTTGATTGAAATTCCTGTTTCAGAAAAGGTCGCGGGTCGGCAGGTGCATGAATTGGAGCTACCGCATGGCGTTTTAATCACGATGAATATCCATAAGGGTAAGACTCAGACGGTCAATGGAGCCAGTCGTCTCTACCTAGGAGATACGATTTATGTAGTCCTTAAGAAGTCAGAAATTGGCAAAATTAAGGATATCTTGCTTTGA
- a CDS encoding NADPH-dependent FMN reductase, whose translation MLKFIGLVGTNSKKSTNRQLLQYMQKHFADKAEIELIEIKDIPIFNKPADMQVPEIVKEIAAKIEAADGVIIGTPEYDHSIPAALMSALAWLSYGIYPLLRKPVMITGASYGTLGSSRAQLQLRQILDSPELKASVMPSSEFLLSHSLQAFDKNGDLIDLETIQKLDALFDDFRLFVKITEKLSSAQALLQQEAENFDWENL comes from the coding sequence ATGTTAAAATTCATCGGTCTAGTTGGTACAAATTCAAAGAAATCAACCAACCGCCAACTCCTTCAATATATGCAAAAGCATTTCGCTGATAAAGCAGAAATCGAGTTGATTGAAATCAAGGATATTCCTATTTTCAACAAACCGGCAGATATGCAAGTGCCAGAAATCGTTAAAGAAATCGCTGCGAAAATTGAAGCAGCGGATGGTGTTATCATCGGAACACCTGAATACGACCACTCCATCCCAGCTGCTCTCATGAGCGCCTTGGCTTGGTTGTCTTACGGTATCTATCCTTTGCTTAGAAAACCAGTGATGATTACAGGGGCTTCTTATGGAACACTAGGATCGTCTCGTGCCCAACTGCAACTCCGTCAAATTTTGGATTCTCCAGAGCTCAAGGCCTCTGTTATGCCGAGTTCTGAATTCCTACTTTCTCACTCACTTCAAGCCTTTGATAAAAATGGGGACTTGATTGATCTTGAAACCATTCAAAAATTAGACGCTCTTTTTGACGACTTCCGTCTGTTTGTTAAAATTACAGAAAAATTATCAAGCGCCCAAGCACTTCTTCAACAAGAAGCAGAAAACTTTGACTGGGAAAAT
- the efeB gene encoding iron uptake transporter deferrochelatase/peroxidase subunit, producing MTKDEKWFNKKMDRREFLKKAGIGGAGLALGVSSASAFFANQAKEDKKLADGDEEISFYGEHQAGITTAMQKNIYFVILDLHTTDKETIIQMFKDWTAYSEKLVNGDLVKKDGSNALLPPTDTGETVGLNPYRLTLTFGVSASFLKKMGLEDKKPKEFRDLPPFPKEQLKEKYTGGDIVIQACADDEQVAFHAVRNLVRKARNAVTMKWSQAGFAAIGDRMSTPRNLFGFKDGTANVTKEKDFDKVVWCDSKDWMKGGSYMAVRRIQMFLETWDRTNLQEQENTFGRYKDSGAPFGKKNEFDEVDLDLLPVDAHVRLAKEVDKPLYRRSYSYSDGIDETTGQFDTGLLFISFQKDPDSFIKVQTNLGAQDKMNEYVTHVGSGLFACFGGVKKGEYLGQKLFE from the coding sequence ATGACCAAGGACGAAAAATGGTTTAATAAAAAAATGGATCGTCGGGAATTTCTTAAAAAAGCAGGGATTGGAGGCGCAGGCTTAGCACTTGGTGTCTCCAGTGCATCTGCTTTTTTCGCTAATCAAGCGAAAGAAGACAAAAAATTAGCTGACGGTGATGAAGAAATCAGTTTTTACGGTGAGCATCAAGCTGGCATCACAACAGCCATGCAAAAGAATATCTATTTTGTCATCCTGGACTTACATACGACGGATAAAGAGACCATTATCCAGATGTTCAAGGACTGGACCGCTTACAGTGAAAAGTTGGTCAATGGAGATTTAGTCAAAAAAGATGGTTCTAATGCCCTCTTGCCACCTACGGATACTGGAGAAACGGTCGGACTCAACCCTTACCGACTGACCTTGACCTTTGGCGTCTCCGCTTCTTTTCTGAAAAAAATGGGCTTGGAGGATAAAAAGCCTAAGGAATTTCGCGATCTGCCTCCTTTCCCTAAGGAACAACTGAAAGAGAAATATACTGGCGGTGATATTGTCATTCAAGCTTGCGCAGATGACGAGCAGGTGGCTTTTCATGCCGTTCGCAATTTGGTTCGTAAAGCACGAAATGCTGTCACCATGAAATGGAGTCAGGCTGGCTTTGCTGCTATAGGCGATCGTATGTCTACTCCCCGCAATCTATTTGGTTTTAAAGACGGCACGGCCAATGTCACCAAGGAGAAAGATTTTGACAAGGTGGTTTGGTGCGACAGCAAGGACTGGATGAAGGGTGGCTCTTATATGGCTGTCCGCCGAATCCAGATGTTCCTTGAGACTTGGGATCGGACCAATTTGCAAGAGCAGGAAAACACCTTTGGTCGTTATAAGGATAGCGGAGCGCCCTTTGGTAAGAAGAATGAATTTGACGAGGTAGACTTGGACTTGCTTCCAGTTGATGCACATGTGCGACTGGCCAAAGAAGTCGACAAGCCCCTCTATCGCCGTTCCTATTCTTATTCAGATGGTATTGATGAAACAACGGGTCAATTTGATACAGGTCTGCTTTTTATCTCTTTCCAAAAGGATCCCGACAGCTTTATCAAGGTGCAGACCAATCTTGGAGCACAGGATAAGATGAATGAATATGTCACCCATGTGGGTAGTGGCTTGTTTGCTTGCTTCGGCGGTGTCAAAAAAGGAGAATATCTTGGTCAGAAATTATTTGAATAA
- the efeO gene encoding iron uptake system protein EfeO, which yields MKKLGIVLLSTAILLTGCAANQKSNTSASSSEAKTSLSASDQKALDKATAEYKAFVQKEIDQLLTDTEKFRDTLKEGKLDEAKKMYPLIRMSYERSEPIAESFGESDVKIDFRLADYVDENKTEEGWSGFHRIEKILWETNTTTGTEKYADQLINDIKELKAKIATVEVTPDIMLTGAVDLLNEVATSKITGEEEIFSHTDLYDFRANIQGAEKIFELFKPLIEKKDEKLVKSIETEFKNVNSLLDKHMTDSKNYKLYTELSKEDTKELGEAVTKLGEPLSQMGIILDGK from the coding sequence ATGAAAAAACTTGGAATTGTCTTATTGTCAACAGCTATTTTACTGACTGGCTGTGCTGCTAATCAAAAATCGAATACTAGTGCCAGCAGTTCGGAAGCTAAAACCAGTCTATCGGCCTCTGACCAGAAAGCTTTGGATAAGGCAACAGCAGAGTATAAAGCCTTTGTACAGAAAGAAATTGATCAATTATTGACGGATACGGAGAAATTCAGAGATACGCTCAAAGAAGGCAAGCTTGATGAAGCTAAGAAAATGTATCCACTAATTCGTATGAGCTACGAGCGTTCAGAGCCGATTGCCGAAAGCTTCGGAGAGTCCGATGTGAAAATTGACTTCCGCTTAGCTGACTATGTGGATGAAAACAAGACCGAAGAAGGTTGGTCAGGCTTCCACCGGATTGAAAAAATTCTGTGGGAAACTAATACAACGACTGGTACAGAGAAATATGCAGACCAGTTGATCAATGACATCAAAGAATTAAAGGCTAAAATCGCGACTGTTGAGGTTACGCCAGATATCATGTTGACTGGTGCAGTTGACCTCCTTAACGAAGTGGCGACCAGCAAGATTACTGGTGAGGAAGAAATCTTTTCACATACGGATTTGTATGACTTCCGTGCCAATATTCAAGGGGCAGAAAAGATTTTCGAACTCTTTAAACCTTTGATTGAGAAGAAAGATGAAAAACTGGTAAAAAGTATAGAAACTGAGTTCAAGAATGTTAATAGTTTGTTAGACAAGCACATGACGGATTCTAAGAATTATAAACTTTATACCGAATTGAGCAAGGAAGATACTAAAGAGCTAGGAGAAGCTGTCACAAAACTGGGCGAGCCTCTCTCTCAAATGGGTATCATCCTAGATGGGAAGTAA
- the nox gene encoding H2O-forming NADH oxidase, translating into MSKIVVVGANHAGTACINTMLDNFGHENEVVVFDQNSNISFLGCGMALWIGEQIDGAEGLFYSDKEKLEAKGAKVYMNSPVLSIDYDNKVVTAEVEGKEHKESYDKLIFATGSTPILPPIEGVEIVKGNREFKTTLENVQFVKLYQNAEEVINKLADKSKHLERIAVVGGGYIGVELAEAFERLGKEVVLVDIVDTVLNGYYDKDFTQMMAKNLEDHNIRLALGQTVKAIQGDGKVERLVTDKETFDVDMVVLAVGFRPNTALADGKIELFRNGAFLVDKKQETSIPGVYAVGDCATVYDNARKDTSYIALASNAVRTGIVGAYNACGHELEGIGVQGSNGISIYGLHMVSTGLTLEKAKAAGYNATETGFNDLQKPEFMKHDNHEVAIKIVFDKDSREILGAQMVSHDSSIGMGIHMFSLAIQEHVTIDKLALTDLFFLPHFNKPYNYITMAALTAEK; encoded by the coding sequence ATGAGTAAAATTGTTGTAGTTGGTGCTAACCACGCAGGTACTGCATGTATCAACACTATGTTGGATAACTTTGGTCATGAAAATGAAGTCGTTGTATTTGACCAAAACTCAAATATTTCATTCCTAGGTTGTGGAATGGCGCTTTGGATCGGTGAGCAAATTGACGGTGCTGAAGGCTTGTTCTACTCTGATAAAGAAAAATTGGAAGCAAAAGGTGCTAAAGTTTACATGAACTCACCAGTTCTTTCAATCGACTATGACAACAAAGTTGTTACAGCAGAAGTTGAAGGAAAAGAGCACAAAGAATCTTATGACAAATTGATCTTTGCGACTGGATCTACTCCAATCTTGCCTCCAATCGAAGGTGTTGAAATTGTCAAAGGTAACCGCGAATTCAAGACAACTCTTGAAAATGTTCAATTTGTTAAGTTGTACCAAAATGCTGAAGAAGTTATCAACAAACTTGCTGATAAGAGCAAACATCTTGAGCGTATCGCTGTTGTTGGTGGTGGTTACATCGGTGTTGAGCTTGCCGAAGCCTTCGAGCGTCTTGGAAAAGAAGTGGTGCTTGTGGATATCGTAGACACTGTGTTGAACGGCTACTATGATAAGGACTTCACTCAAATGATGGCTAAGAACTTGGAAGACCACAACATCCGCTTGGCTCTTGGCCAAACTGTAAAAGCAATTCAAGGTGATGGCAAAGTAGAACGCTTGGTAACAGACAAAGAAACATTTGATGTGGACATGGTTGTTCTTGCAGTTGGTTTCCGCCCTAACACAGCTCTTGCTGATGGTAAGATTGAACTCTTCCGCAACGGTGCCTTCCTTGTAGACAAGAAACAAGAAACATCAATCCCAGGCGTTTACGCAGTAGGTGACTGTGCGACTGTTTATGACAATGCTCGTAAAGACACTAGCTACATCGCACTTGCTTCAAACGCTGTTCGTACTGGTATCGTTGGTGCTTACAACGCTTGTGGTCATGAACTTGAAGGAATCGGTGTTCAAGGTTCAAATGGTATCTCAATTTACGGACTTCACATGGTTTCAACTGGTTTGACTCTTGAAAAAGCAAAAGCAGCTGGCTACAACGCTACTGAAACAGGCTTTAACGACCTTCAAAAACCAGAATTCATGAAACATGACAACCACGAAGTTGCAATCAAGATTGTCTTTGATAAAGACAGCCGTGAAATCCTTGGTGCTCAAATGGTATCTCATGACTCATCCATCGGTATGGGAATCCACATGTTCTCACTTGCTATCCAAGAGCATGTGACAATTGACAAGTTGGCTTTGACAGACCTATTCTTCCTGCCACACTTTAACAAACCATACAACTACATCACAATGGCTGCACTTACAGCTGAAAAATAA
- a CDS encoding FTR1 family iron permease, with translation MVRNYLNKVLFLLLTLLLLAQPVSAEDSYSSLFIKITDASTAVQKGDQASAKELLEEIQTEFAALSNHESAAGKEVSKALTISGDVTEDKLTKVSAALLAFEKEQNPVDLEAEKTKLVNKLESKFQALQAAIESKDLEKIREAYKKMNSTWTANEGVVRDHSTAHYGKVETAISFLRSAIETEPTDFEAIQTSYDDLRAAIDSFVKGEEATASSENLTLADGIGLLKKALLAFQKGDEKQGKAAMKKFITIWPSVEGDVSTKNPSLYTKVESQSPVIMVKGKDKEYQDQLASLISELEQIDTSGSYTFFDAMLILLREGVEALLIVMALVTTLKTSKMKKGLKWVYTGAGLGVLASAVIAILLQTLFPVVASGSNREIIEGAVGIFAVVMMILVGIWLHSKSSVKKWNDFMESQMQAVTASGSFISMFALSFLAVFREGAETILFYAGILPRITALDFFLGLGLAILVLVLLAILMTKASSLIRPHRIFFGLTWLIYALAFKMLGVSIHALQLTAIFPSHLLAHLPTIDWLGIYPSLEVVLSQAIFLVVVLYVTFRNRQRERADA, from the coding sequence TTGGTCAGAAATTATTTGAATAAAGTCCTGTTTTTGCTCCTGACTCTCTTGCTCCTAGCTCAGCCTGTATCAGCTGAGGATTCCTATAGCAGTCTCTTTATCAAGATTACGGATGCTAGCACCGCTGTTCAAAAGGGTGACCAAGCTAGTGCCAAAGAATTGCTGGAGGAAATCCAGACAGAATTTGCAGCTTTAAGCAATCATGAGTCAGCTGCAGGGAAAGAAGTCAGCAAGGCATTGACTATCTCGGGCGATGTAACAGAGGACAAGCTGACCAAGGTTTCAGCTGCTCTTTTAGCTTTTGAAAAGGAGCAGAATCCAGTTGATCTTGAGGCGGAAAAAACCAAGTTAGTCAATAAACTAGAATCAAAGTTTCAAGCTCTTCAGGCAGCGATTGAGAGCAAGGATCTTGAAAAGATTCGTGAAGCCTATAAAAAAATGAATTCGACTTGGACTGCCAATGAAGGAGTGGTGCGAGATCATAGCACGGCTCATTATGGTAAGGTGGAGACGGCCATTTCCTTTTTACGGAGTGCCATCGAGACAGAGCCAACGGATTTTGAAGCCATTCAAACTTCCTATGATGACCTGAGAGCAGCGATTGATAGCTTTGTCAAGGGAGAAGAAGCGACAGCTAGCAGTGAAAATCTTACGCTGGCAGATGGTATTGGTCTGCTGAAAAAGGCTCTGCTTGCTTTCCAAAAAGGGGACGAAAAGCAGGGCAAGGCTGCGATGAAGAAATTTATCACGATTTGGCCAAGTGTTGAAGGAGATGTCAGCACGAAAAATCCTTCCCTCTATACCAAAGTAGAGAGCCAATCACCTGTCATCATGGTGAAGGGCAAGGATAAGGAGTATCAAGACCAGCTCGCGTCCTTAATCAGTGAGCTAGAACAGATTGACACCAGCGGGTCTTATACTTTCTTTGATGCCATGCTGATTTTGTTGCGTGAGGGCGTTGAGGCTCTCTTGATTGTGATGGCACTTGTCACGACGCTTAAGACCTCCAAGATGAAAAAAGGCCTCAAATGGGTCTATACTGGTGCTGGCTTGGGTGTACTAGCCAGTGCGGTCATTGCTATTTTGCTGCAAACTCTTTTTCCAGTCGTTGCCTCTGGCTCTAATCGTGAAATCATTGAGGGAGCAGTGGGGATTTTTGCGGTTGTCATGATGATTTTGGTCGGCATTTGGCTCCACAGCAAGTCCTCTGTCAAGAAGTGGAATGACTTCATGGAAAGTCAGATGCAGGCAGTGACAGCCAGTGGTAGTTTTATTTCCATGTTTGCCTTGAGCTTTCTCGCTGTCTTCCGTGAGGGAGCGGAGACCATCTTGTTCTATGCAGGAATTTTACCGCGCATTACTGCTCTAGATTTCTTTTTAGGACTGGGACTTGCTATCTTGGTTTTAGTTTTGCTTGCAATTCTAATGACCAAGGCCAGCAGTCTCATTCGGCCTCATCGGATTTTCTTTGGTCTGACCTGGCTGATTTATGCCTTGGCCTTTAAGATGTTAGGTGTCAGCATTCATGCCCTGCAATTAACAGCTATTTTTCCTAGTCACTTGCTTGCGCATCTTCCAACCATTGATTGGTTGGGAATTTATCCGAGCTTAGAAGTAGTACTAAGTCAAGCCATCTTTCTTGTCGTTGTTCTCTATGTGACCTTTAGAAATCGGCAAAGGGAGCGAGCAGATGCCTAG
- the tatC gene encoding twin-arginine translocase subunit TatC, with the protein MPSKEQTIVEHLAEFRWRFIAVLIWFGLIFLVSLLFAADIYKWLTASFEQKLIVLGPDDILWIYISLASLVAFSLTLPFMVYQIWEFIRPALRNSEAKAIFAYIPATFFSFILGLAFGFYFVSPAILQVLLSLGDGLFAVQMTAQNYLSFLFHTTIPIACLFELPVIVAFLTSIGLLKPQFLIKYRRYAYFVLLVLAVVLTPADFISDLSMTVPLILLYEVSILLSKMIEKRRTS; encoded by the coding sequence ATGCCTAGTAAGGAACAGACCATTGTTGAGCATTTGGCGGAATTTAGATGGCGTTTTATAGCTGTTTTAATTTGGTTCGGTTTGATTTTTCTGGTTAGTCTGCTTTTTGCAGCTGATATTTACAAATGGTTGACCGCTTCTTTTGAGCAGAAGCTGATTGTATTGGGACCAGACGACATCCTTTGGATTTATATTAGCTTGGCTAGTCTTGTGGCTTTCTCACTAACCCTGCCTTTTATGGTCTATCAGATTTGGGAATTTATCCGACCTGCTCTGAGAAATAGTGAGGCAAAGGCGATTTTTGCTTACATACCAGCTACATTTTTCAGCTTTATCTTAGGATTGGCCTTTGGTTTTTACTTTGTCAGCCCTGCTATTTTGCAAGTTTTACTTTCTTTAGGTGATGGATTGTTTGCCGTTCAGATGACAGCGCAGAACTATCTGTCCTTTCTGTTTCACACGACCATTCCGATTGCTTGCTTGTTTGAATTGCCTGTCATTGTGGCCTTTCTGACATCAATCGGTTTGCTCAAACCGCAATTTTTGATAAAATATAGACGCTATGCTTATTTCGTTTTATTGGTATTAGCAGTTGTCTTGACGCCGGCTGATTTCATCAGCGATTTGTCGATGACAGTGCCACTGATTTTGCTGTATGAAGTTAGTATCCTACTGAGTAAAATGATTGAGAAAAGGAGAACATCGTAA
- a CDS encoding FAD:protein FMN transferase, protein MDLKSRSIHLMGSTITISILHEDADSLLDQVFSLLRLYEKRFSANDDSSELMQINHAAGKHTVCVHPDLFELIELGKKHSLAPDSHLNITLGPLVQTWRIGFADAKVPSPKEIKQALALTDPECIELDAAASSVFLTMEGMKIDLGALAKGYIADKIAAFLRGKGVTSALINLGGNILTIGQNEKNNRCWWIGIQNPSLPRGNNLALLSVQDQSVVTSGIYERKLQVNGRVYHHIFDRTTGYPIDNQLASLTIVSSKSVDGEIWTTRLFGESPTSILEKVEQENGIEAFVITENHQIFYSSGLSPEILS, encoded by the coding sequence GTGGATCTTAAGTCTAGATCCATCCATTTAATGGGATCAACTATTACTATTTCGATTCTCCATGAAGATGCTGACAGTCTTCTGGATCAAGTGTTTTCACTTCTTAGATTGTACGAAAAGCGTTTTAGTGCAAATGATGACAGCTCTGAGCTCATGCAAATCAATCACGCTGCTGGTAAACATACCGTCTGCGTCCATCCTGATCTGTTTGAGCTGATTGAGTTGGGAAAAAAGCATAGTCTCGCTCCAGACAGTCATCTCAATATTACCTTAGGTCCCTTGGTTCAAACTTGGCGGATAGGCTTTGCGGATGCGAAAGTTCCCAGTCCCAAAGAAATCAAGCAAGCGCTGGCACTCACTGACCCTGAGTGTATCGAGTTAGATGCAGCTGCCTCCAGTGTCTTTTTGACAATGGAAGGCATGAAAATCGACTTAGGCGCCCTTGCCAAAGGCTATATCGCAGATAAAATCGCTGCTTTTCTAAGAGGAAAAGGTGTCACCTCTGCCCTCATCAATCTTGGTGGAAATATCTTAACCATTGGTCAAAATGAAAAAAATAATCGTTGCTGGTGGATTGGCATTCAAAATCCAAGTCTGCCACGGGGAAATAACCTAGCTCTTCTGTCCGTTCAGGATCAGTCTGTCGTGACCTCAGGAATATATGAAAGAAAACTGCAAGTTAACGGCAGGGTCTATCATCATATTTTTGACCGCACCACAGGTTATCCGATCGACAATCAGCTAGCTAGTCTCACGATTGTTTCATCAAAATCAGTCGATGGTGAAATATGGACAACCCGTTTATTTGGGGAAAGTCCTACTTCTATCTTAGAAAAAGTCGAGCAAGAAAATGGAATCGAAGCCTTCGTTATTACAGAAAATCATCAAATTTTTTATTCATCTGGTCTCAGCCCAGAAATCTTATCCTAA